The Buchnera aphidicola str. APS (Acyrthosiphon pisum) genome has a segment encoding these proteins:
- the ftsW gene encoding cell division protein FtsW — protein sequence MEEKYNTRNSYFILYDRALVWLTLGLFSVGLIMVISTSIPISQKIYHNPLFFIKREIFYFFLIFLLSFIFLRTPIIFWEKNSNIILIISIVLLVLVLLIGHSIHGSFRWINIGFLHIQPSEICKISSFCYLASYLSRKSNEVRNNFWGFFKPMSVIITQSMLLLAEPDLGTVVVLFFTTISVLFLSGAKIGQFFIIITVSILTIILLILLEPYRIKRVLSFWNPWEDPFGNGYQLTQSLIALGRGNFLGQGLGNSIQKLDYLPDAHSDFIFSIIGEELGYIGSFLILLIIFTISFRAMYIGQKALEKKQIFSGFLACSIGIWLSFQTSINVGSVTGILPTKGLTLPFISYGGSSLIINSIAIFFLLRIDFETRLKTSQAFPRGPK from the coding sequence ATTGAAGAAAAATATAACACACGAAATTCTTATTTTATACTATATGATCGTGCATTAGTATGGTTGACTCTAGGTTTATTTTCTGTCGGATTAATTATGGTGATCTCTACATCAATTCCTATAAGTCAAAAGATATATCATAATCCATTATTTTTTATAAAAAGAGAAATTTTTTATTTTTTTTTAATATTTTTATTATCTTTTATTTTTTTACGAACACCGATCATTTTTTGGGAAAAAAATAGCAATATTATACTAATTATTTCAATTGTATTGCTAGTATTAGTATTACTTATCGGTCATTCAATACATGGATCTTTTCGATGGATCAATATAGGGTTTTTACATATCCAACCTTCTGAAATATGTAAAATTTCTTCTTTTTGTTATCTTGCTAGTTATTTATCACGAAAATCTAATGAAGTACGCAATAATTTCTGGGGTTTTTTTAAACCCATGAGTGTTATTATAACACAGTCAATGCTTCTATTAGCAGAGCCTGATTTAGGTACTGTTGTCGTTCTTTTTTTTACTACTATATCAGTTTTATTTCTTTCTGGAGCTAAAATAGGACAATTTTTTATAATTATTACTGTTAGTATATTAACTATAATTTTATTAATATTATTAGAACCTTATCGAATTAAAAGAGTTTTATCTTTTTGGAATCCTTGGGAAGATCCGTTTGGTAATGGATATCAACTAACACAATCATTAATAGCATTAGGACGTGGAAATTTTTTAGGTCAAGGTTTGGGAAATTCAATACAAAAGCTAGATTATTTACCTGACGCACATAGTGATTTTATATTTTCTATTATAGGTGAAGAATTAGGTTATATCGGCTCTTTTTTAATATTATTAATAATTTTTACTATTTCTTTCCGAGCAATGTATATTGGACAAAAAGCGCTAGAAAAAAAACAAATTTTTTCAGGATTTTTAGCATGTTCTATTGGTATTTGGCTTAGTTTTCAAACATCAATTAATGTTGGTTCTGTTACCGGTATTTTACCGACTAAAGGACTAACTTTGCCATTTATCAGCTATGGAGGTTCAAGTTTAATTATTAATTCAATAGCTATTTTTTTTCTTTTAAGAATTGATTTTGAAACAAGATTAAAAACATCGCAAGCATTTCCTAGAGGTCCCAAATGA